One genomic segment of Vibrio quintilis includes these proteins:
- a CDS encoding ABC transporter permease subunit: MFQFIFRRLSLVVPTFIGITLLTFTLIRLIPGDPIEVMAGERGVSAERHAELSAQYGFDQPLYIQYFRYVEGIMHGDLGHSLVTKEPVLREFLNLFPATVELAFCAAIFAILVGLPAGIFAAVKRGTILDHSVMTVSLTGYSMPIFWWALLLMLVFSVTLGWTPVSGRIDVSYWIDDVTGFMLIDSFLSGEEGAFTSAVSHLILPGIVLGTIPMAVIARMTRSSMLEVLSEDYIRTARSKGIAPWRVIVIHALRNALIPVITVIGLQVGILLSGAILTETVFAWPGIGKWLIESISRRDYPVVQGGILIVATMIIIVNLLVDIAYGIVNPRIRHSR; the protein is encoded by the coding sequence ATGTTTCAGTTTATTTTTCGTCGGTTGAGTCTGGTCGTGCCAACCTTTATCGGGATCACGCTGCTGACGTTTACTTTAATCCGCCTGATTCCGGGAGATCCCATCGAAGTGATGGCCGGGGAACGCGGTGTATCTGCTGAGCGCCACGCAGAACTGAGTGCTCAGTATGGCTTTGACCAGCCCTTATATATTCAGTACTTCCGCTATGTGGAAGGTATTATGCACGGTGATTTAGGGCATTCACTTGTCACCAAAGAGCCGGTGCTGAGAGAATTTTTAAATCTGTTTCCTGCAACGGTTGAGCTGGCTTTTTGCGCTGCAATCTTTGCTATTTTAGTCGGGCTCCCCGCCGGGATATTTGCTGCGGTGAAGCGGGGCACGATACTGGACCACTCCGTCATGACGGTATCATTGACGGGATACTCAATGCCGATTTTCTGGTGGGCATTGCTGCTCATGCTGGTGTTCTCCGTCACTTTAGGCTGGACACCGGTTTCCGGGCGTATCGATGTCAGTTACTGGATCGATGATGTGACCGGATTTATGTTGATTGATTCATTCCTCTCCGGAGAAGAAGGCGCCTTTACTTCCGCGGTGTCGCATTTGATTCTGCCCGGTATTGTGCTTGGTACGATTCCAATGGCCGTGATTGCCCGGATGACCCGCTCCTCGATGTTAGAAGTGCTCAGTGAAGATTATATCCGGACCGCGCGTTCCAAAGGGATTGCGCCGTGGCGGGTGATTGTGATTCATGCACTGCGTAATGCACTGATTCCGGTGATTACTGTGATCGGGTTGCAGGTGGGAATTCTGCTGTCAGGTGCGATTCTGACGGAAACTGTCTTTGCCTGGCCGGGCATTGGGAAGTGGCTGATCGAGTCGATTAGTCGCCGCGATTATCCGGTCGTTCAGGGCGGTATTCTGATTGTGGCAACCATGATCATTATCGTGAATCTGCTGGTGGACATTGCTTACGGCATTGTGAACCCGCGTATCCGGCATAGTCGTTAA
- the dppC gene encoding dipeptide ABC transporter permease DppC has product MSTDSTQVNGAAPAPRTPLQEFWFYFSSNRGALAGFCFIVFICLLAIFADVVAPHSPSAQMRDALLLPPAWLHGGNWSYVLGTDDVGRDILSRLIHGTRLSISVGVVAVTASLMIGILMGLVAGYFKGMIDTAIMRIVDIMLAMPSLLLAIAIVAVLGPSIVNAALAISVVSLPHYVRLTRAATLAEMSRDYVTSSRVLGASSMRLMFICILPNCLAPLIVQATLGFSSAILDMAALGFLGLGAQPPTPEWGSMLADALQFVQRAWWVVTFPGLMILITVLAFNLMGDGLRDALDPKLKQ; this is encoded by the coding sequence ATGAGTACTGATTCAACTCAGGTGAACGGCGCTGCACCGGCACCAAGAACACCATTGCAGGAATTTTGGTTTTATTTCAGCAGTAACCGCGGCGCTTTGGCCGGGTTCTGCTTTATTGTGTTCATTTGTCTGCTGGCTATTTTTGCTGATGTGGTGGCGCCACATTCTCCGTCTGCACAGATGCGTGATGCATTACTGTTGCCACCGGCGTGGCTGCATGGTGGCAACTGGTCTTATGTTCTGGGTACAGATGATGTCGGCCGGGATATTCTTTCCCGTCTGATTCACGGCACCCGGTTATCCATTTCAGTTGGTGTGGTTGCCGTGACCGCTTCTTTAATGATCGGAATTTTAATGGGGCTGGTGGCCGGTTATTTCAAAGGCATGATTGATACCGCAATTATGCGGATCGTCGATATCATGCTGGCGATGCCAAGCCTGTTACTGGCGATTGCGATTGTGGCCGTGCTTGGTCCGAGTATCGTCAATGCGGCACTGGCGATTTCCGTTGTTTCCCTGCCGCACTATGTCCGGCTGACCCGGGCTGCAACCCTGGCTGAAATGTCGCGCGATTATGTGACTTCTTCACGGGTGCTGGGTGCCAGTTCGATGCGGCTGATGTTCATTTGTATTCTGCCGAACTGTTTAGCACCGCTGATTGTTCAGGCCACATTAGGTTTCTCTTCTGCGATTCTGGATATGGCAGCTCTGGGCTTCCTTGGTTTAGGTGCACAACCGCCGACTCCTGAATGGGGCAGCATGCTGGCGGATGCACTTCAGTTTGTGCAACGGGCATGGTGGGTCGTGACCTTCCCGGGACTGATGATTTTAATCACGGTTCTGGCGTTTAACCTGATGGGTGATGGTTTGCGTGATGCGCTTGATCCTAAGTTGAAGCAGTAG
- the dppD gene encoding dipeptide ABC transporter ATP-binding protein — MALLKLENLSVSFGNFRAVDNISYQVEEGEVLGIVGESGSGKSVSSLSVMGLIDYPGKVSADQLTFDGQDLLSMSEKRRRQLTGDDIAMIFQDPMTSLNPCFTVGYQIIEALKTHQGGTKKALRQRAIELLTMVGIPAPESRLKAYPHQLSGGMSQRVMIAMAIACNPRLLIADEPTTALDVTIQAQIIDLLVELQREKQMGLVLITHDLALVAEVAHRVIVMYAGQIVESGPAAEVFSAPKHPYTQALLASLPESASGKTRLDALSGVVPGQYDRPKGCLLSPRCPYATERCRQEAPPTLGPVELQVKCHTPLNSEGRPTA, encoded by the coding sequence ATGGCATTACTGAAATTAGAAAACCTTTCCGTCTCGTTCGGAAATTTCCGGGCGGTAGACAATATCAGTTATCAGGTCGAAGAAGGCGAAGTGCTGGGGATTGTCGGTGAATCCGGCTCCGGAAAAAGTGTCAGTTCTCTGTCTGTGATGGGGCTGATTGATTATCCGGGTAAAGTCTCGGCGGATCAGCTGACCTTTGATGGTCAGGATCTGTTATCGATGTCTGAAAAGCGTCGCCGTCAACTGACTGGTGATGACATCGCGATGATTTTCCAGGATCCGATGACCAGTCTGAATCCTTGTTTTACAGTTGGTTATCAGATTATCGAAGCGCTGAAAACTCATCAGGGCGGCACGAAAAAAGCGTTGCGCCAGCGGGCGATTGAGTTATTGACGATGGTCGGGATTCCGGCACCGGAATCCCGGTTGAAAGCTTATCCGCATCAGCTTTCCGGCGGGATGAGTCAGCGGGTGATGATCGCGATGGCGATTGCCTGTAATCCGCGCTTGCTGATTGCCGATGAACCAACGACGGCGCTGGATGTGACGATTCAGGCACAGATTATTGATCTGCTGGTTGAGTTGCAGCGGGAAAAACAGATGGGGCTGGTGCTGATCACGCATGATCTGGCGCTGGTTGCGGAAGTTGCGCACCGGGTGATTGTGATGTATGCCGGTCAGATTGTTGAATCCGGCCCGGCTGCGGAAGTGTTTTCTGCACCGAAGCATCCGTACACTCAGGCTTTACTGGCATCGTTACCTGAATCTGCTTCAGGCAAAACCCGGCTGGATGCATTATCCGGCGTGGTTCCCGGTCAGTATGACCGGCCAAAAGGTTGTTTGCTGAGCCCGCGTTGTCCGTATGCGACTGAGCGGTGCCGTCAGGAAGCACCACCAACACTTGGGCCTGTTGAACTTCAGGTGAAATGTCATACGCCACTGAACTCTGAAGGGAGGCCGACAGCATGA
- a CDS encoding peptide ABC transporter ATP-binding protein, whose protein sequence is MSQNSVILKAANLKQHYHVKQGMLKPDAVVKAVDGISFELAHGKTLAVVGESGCGKSTLGRMLTMIETPTEGSLAFNGEELLALSKSDHKALRQKIQIIFQNPYGSLNPRKKIGAILEEPLVINTQMSKEERKAKAIEMMEKVGLKREHYDRYPHMFSGGQRQRIAIARGLMLDPQIIVADEPVSALDVSVQAQVLNLMMDLQQEFGLSYVFISHDLSVVEHIADDVMVMYLGKVVEQGTCQQLFENPRHPYTQALLSSTPQLAPDKRRQRIKLQGELPSPLNPPSGCAFHGRCQYANDRCRQETPKLRSDAQAHLTACHAVEENRITLS, encoded by the coding sequence ATGAGTCAGAATTCTGTGATCTTAAAAGCTGCGAACCTGAAGCAACATTATCATGTGAAGCAGGGCATGCTGAAACCGGATGCCGTGGTGAAAGCCGTGGATGGCATCAGCTTTGAACTGGCGCACGGTAAAACACTGGCGGTGGTGGGTGAATCTGGTTGCGGAAAATCCACTTTAGGCCGGATGCTCACCATGATTGAAACGCCGACCGAAGGCAGCCTTGCGTTCAATGGGGAAGAGCTGCTGGCGTTGTCGAAGTCAGACCATAAGGCGCTGCGCCAGAAAATTCAGATTATTTTCCAGAATCCGTATGGGTCGCTGAATCCGCGTAAGAAAATCGGGGCAATTTTAGAAGAGCCGCTGGTGATTAATACGCAGATGAGCAAAGAAGAGCGCAAAGCGAAAGCGATTGAAATGATGGAAAAAGTCGGCCTGAAACGGGAACATTATGATCGTTATCCGCATATGTTTTCCGGTGGTCAGCGCCAGCGTATCGCTATCGCCCGCGGACTGATGCTGGACCCGCAGATCATCGTAGCCGATGAACCTGTTTCAGCACTGGATGTTTCAGTCCAGGCGCAGGTGTTGAACCTGATGATGGATCTGCAACAGGAATTTGGCCTGAGCTATGTGTTTATTTCCCATGACTTATCGGTTGTTGAACACATTGCCGATGATGTGATGGTGATGTATCTGGGGAAAGTGGTTGAACAGGGCACCTGTCAGCAGCTGTTTGAAAACCCGCGTCATCCCTATACACAGGCACTGCTGTCCAGTACGCCGCAACTGGCACCGGATAAACGTCGCCAACGGATTAAGCTGCAGGGTGAATTACCTTCTCCGCTGAATCCGCCTTCGGGGTGCGCTTTTCATGGGCGCTGCCAGTATGCCAATGATCGCTGCCGGCAGGAGACGCCTAAACTGCGTTCAGATGCTCAAGCGCATTTGACGGCTTGTCATGCCGTTGAAGAAAACCGGATCACGCTCAGTTGA